In Miscanthus floridulus cultivar M001 chromosome 19, ASM1932011v1, whole genome shotgun sequence, the DNA window GATCTGGTCACCTACATTTTTCACAATTCAAACAGGAATATGCACTCAGTAATTTGCGGTGATTTAGCAGCCGGCCATCCTACAAGTAAGGATAAGGCCATAGGCATCACAAGTAGACATGTATGTGTAGTTTATGTACCTGGTAATAACAGCCCAGTCATGTGCTTCTGAGCCCACGAAAACCTGTATGATAGCAAGAAAAAAATCTCATCAATCAGAAAAAAAACTTTTTTTTGCCCGGAAAAAGAATGTAGCATACTTACAAAATTCCTCCTGCTGCTGGAGCTACACTTTTGAACAATGACATTAGAGTCACAGAGATGCCATTTGCAACACCTCTCTGTTCTCCAGAAGCTGATGCTATTCTTAGATATGAACACAGAAGAAGTTGATGGTACGATTCTCCAACTGGAGCTACTCTGTTAGGTTAAAACAGAAGATGATGTCTTATTCTTCAAATAGTTCTAAGTTGTACCCATTTGATAGCAAAGTTTGTATCGACTGATTGCAAAGTTTGTTGGGCCCTTGCGTGCTCCCATGCAGAATCTGATTACCCTAGCTAGCGAGTCCAATTCAATTTGGTGTTGGCTTGTCACATGTAAAACCTCGCCTCTGTCTTTGGGGTTGATCTGCAATTAGTGACTGCTGATGCACCTATCCACACTATTTCATCACCTCGTGTCTTTGGAGTTCTTTTTAAATGTTATTATGCTAGCTGTATGTGTCTGATCCGATCTTATCATGACTTTTTTTCTCTCGTTGCATATCACTGTATTAAGGTAGAAATTTGAGGTTTACAATGCTCATGACTTAAAAGTGGCTATGTAGTGGGCTAGTCCTGCTTTCTCTTTgtttgactactactactacaagtaccactactactactactacaagtactactactactactagtactactacaagtactactactactactactactagtactagtactactacttgtactactagtactactacttctaccactagtactactacttctactacttatactactttttttctTGCATCTCTTAGAACAAGGCACGAAATGTCGCGAACATCAAAGAGTGCATCCCGATGCCCCGTGAATGATGAGCAGCCATCCCATGGAGAGCAAGAACTAGATGACCAGTTTACTCAagagcagttcgataatgagttagaaaagggtctagaagtgatgcttactcaggaggaccttGTCGATGATGATGATCCAGTGGGGGGGCCAGGGAAGAGAAGGCGGAGAGGATGCCCAAGgtgaagaaggggatgatgatgacaacaCCTCATTagggggatatgtaagtcccgaggatcctttcccacaagGACCTAGACGGAGGCCAATGGAGGAcgagttggacaaggattttgatccgaacgacgaggtacggataaagccttagtagcttgtaaatttggctaatgctatggctttatgttacctctactaacacttttgacctacCGGATACACAGGTCGTCCCTACTCAACCTCTGAAAAGACGACGTCGGCCTCCGGCTCGTCTTGCCGGATAATATGTAGCAGGGCAaaggagatcagaggaaggagccataggtactcacaatgaggcctccgctccacaacctcaggacacaaccacgactgagactgcccagccaaagaggaaacgaggggggattagaaagccaaaccaatatcacgacaaggcatgctatgtgataacggaggtcggaccagacgggcagatccttgagccatatacatacGGGGCGAAATTTCGTAATCACATCgggtttgtagttagagataagttgaacctCGCTATCCATAGCTGGAATCTtgtacctatgagccaaaaggtagacctatgggaGAAGCTAAAGCAAAACTTCAGGTTTCTGGAGGGAATGCACGAGTTGGTACAAcaaaatgcttttaagataatggggcaGAGCTTCCGACATTGGCGGTCAGAGCTgaacaagaactttatccaacagaagttaactcctttccacgagtatggcaacataactcctagtcaatgggaggagctcgtggctgagaagacttcagaggcatcattgtccctcagtgcccgtaacagcgagcaggcgaagaagaaccaacactaccctcgtctaggccccggtggctacgctggcaagcaagaggtctttaggaagatggacatAGAGGTCGAAGCTGCCGGGAATACGGAAGTGCCAAAGTTGAAGCCATGCCTTAAACAGTGGATATACGCGAGGAGTGTCGATTCATCTGGTAGTAGCCTCAAGTTTGCTAAGCCGGAGACCGGAGAGGTAGAATAAAAAATACTGAaacttgctgaagacaaggagaagggcacaTTCaacccttctagagagagggacaagcTTACCGTTGCCTTGGGAAACCCCAAGCACACAGGACGCACCAGAGGGCTATGGAAGAGGATGTCCTGGAAGCATGGATTCgtagaggagaggcacatgtacaagaaacatggcagagaccgagagtctaatcttgagcgccaagtgaaggctctagttgaaaagatgttggtggagaaaggactGTCTACGATGGAGCCACAAATACCAATGGGGCCGCTCAGAGAACTGGCggtagttggtagccctccggatgttcccagcagtcaaggttccaatgcaaccggaacccccatcgatcgcatacaggcgccaaccagttgcaaattggtggttccgatgggcaggcaaaacatgatcattgaggtggcaacgggcgtggCACATCCTCCGGGCGGCACGTGGCACAATAGGGACATCCCGCAGGACTACACTCGGgccgaggtgcataccgtgaagctcgAGTTCATGACTTAgaagatagaacaccctactcccgaggggctcgtgttactcgaagacgtcatgaaccagttcatcctctggcacagacGGGACATTGTATTGACCGAGTCTTCGCCAACTCCGACTGAAGTTCATCCTCTAGAGCGACCCGTCGAGGACGGGGAGGTATACTCAccggcccatgaccatgaccaccacacgctagagacttctccacctcgtaccgagcaagggcgtgatgacatgccacatccttctccacctcgtatcgagcaagggcatgatgacatgccatgtccttctccagctcataccgaggaaaggcatgatgagatgcaacatccttatcaacaagcgcagccgatacatgaacaataaGTGTCTCATGAATAGCAATTGCCTCATGAACAGCCGATACGTGAAGAACAAGTGACCCCTAgagcaggtgatgcacaagttggcaaggacgtgcccgaatgggaagcttgaaacaaaatcccaatcaagataaggccatcgtaTGTGGGCATTAATGACGTCTCATCGATGCACAAGTGGATGgctcatgaccagttcaagcctaagaaccaagtaaaagaattcagagcaccagcttctgaggagggcaccactgaggagggcaccactagcaaactacacaaagggtttaacaagtatccagc includes these proteins:
- the LOC136525215 gene encoding uncharacterized protein, encoding MQLKSLFELGVSSTIKGILITSDISHGMPYLPLEKQNNQSSSSWRIVPSTSSVFISKNSISFWRTERCCKWHLCDSNVIVQKCSSSSRRNFVFVGSEAHDWAVITR